The following proteins are encoded in a genomic region of Microcoleus sp. FACHB-68:
- a CDS encoding NfeD family protein — translation MFNPFKLYNAVKPKYRKRRNYYLRHLLGKPGEEAIVEEIIEGPYKAGRVKFRGSWWPAKCERSLTLNPGQRVLVKGIHNITLLVEPVVSNSIR, via the coding sequence ATGTTTAACCCTTTTAAGCTCTACAATGCAGTTAAACCTAAATATAGAAAAAGAAGGAACTACTACCTCAGACATTTGTTAGGAAAGCCGGGGGAAGAAGCCATTGTTGAAGAAATTATTGAAGGCCCGTATAAGGCAGGACGGGTCAAGTTTAGAGGTAGCTGGTGGCCGGCTAAATGTGAGCGCTCACTAACCCTAAATCCCGGCCAAAGAGTGCTTGTTAAGGGAATTCATAACATCACACTGCTGGTTGAACCAGTTGTGTCGAATTCTATAAGATAA
- the rpsU gene encoding 30S ribosomal protein S21, with product MTQIILGENEGIESALRRFKREVSKEGIFADMKRQRHFETPIEKRKRKAIARRRKRRFTR from the coding sequence ATGACCCAAATTATTCTGGGTGAAAATGAAGGAATTGAGTCAGCGCTGCGCCGGTTTAAGCGTGAAGTATCTAAAGAAGGCATTTTTGCTGATATGAAGCGCCAGCGTCACTTCGAGACGCCAATTGAGAAACGCAAGCGCAAAGCGATTGCCAGAAGGCGGAAGCGGCGATTTACCAGATAG
- a CDS encoding DUF305 domain-containing protein, with translation MNKKAKTYTLIGLLAPLVIATGLSSCNTETSQGNLTPAPAATTTPVVSSKAEAKTQIDQKFIEMMIPHHQGAIEMAELALTKAKRPEIKKMAESIIQDQKREIQQMQGWYKQWYGKEIAVSSSMDHSAHQGMMSMDMMETHLQNLKTASDFDKEFVRQMIPHHEGALMMAEMVIDTGEHAQIRNLAKSIIESQSAEIKQMQQWQQAWK, from the coding sequence ATGAACAAGAAAGCCAAAACTTATACGTTGATTGGGTTGTTAGCACCTCTGGTGATCGCAACAGGATTAAGCAGTTGCAACACTGAAACAAGTCAGGGCAATTTGACGCCGGCACCGGCTGCAACCACAACACCCGTCGTTTCTTCTAAAGCAGAAGCAAAAACTCAAATCGATCAAAAATTTATCGAAATGATGATTCCCCATCATCAAGGGGCAATAGAAATGGCAGAATTGGCTTTAACTAAAGCTAAACGACCTGAGATTAAAAAAATGGCTGAATCAATCATTCAAGATCAAAAACGAGAAATTCAGCAAATGCAAGGGTGGTACAAACAGTGGTACGGCAAAGAAATTGCTGTTTCATCCTCAATGGATCATTCTGCACATCAAGGGATGATGAGTATGGATATGATGGAGACGCATCTGCAAAACCTAAAAACTGCCTCTGACTTTGACAAGGAATTTGTTAGGCAAATGATTCCCCACCATGAAGGTGCCCTAATGATGGCGGAAATGGTTATTGACACTGGCGAACACGCCCAAATTCGTAATTTGGCAAAATCAATCATCGAAAGTCAAAGTGCAGAAATCAAGCAGATGCAACAATGGCAGCAAGCCTGGAAGTAA
- a CDS encoding DUF3616 domain-containing protein → MPESFLLSRVLLRFVPEFTDIIGDLSAIAVTPDGSLWVASDETTTIERLSQLEPCIFGDHKRFDIGDFIELFNDKDEIDIEGMDYTNHYLWFIGSHSTKRKQPKGNDSEKDIQRLAEVKTELNRYLLGRIPVFDEQLFKSCSHPENPEQKLTAGCLQKSDSLLNILENDSHLGSFIAAGIPSKENGFDIEGLAVRGNKVFIGLRGPVLRGWAIILEIEVEEPYPGVLALKEIGPQGERYKKHFLHLNGLGVRELCIDGKDLIILAGPTMDLEGHLRLFRLKNALELSGNSLFSQESGQLEVLFDLPFILGADHAEGLALFPCLGQPNSLLVVYDSPDAARKVEEHGVFADVFKLKR, encoded by the coding sequence ATGCCAGAAAGTTTTTTACTGAGTCGCGTTTTACTTCGCTTTGTTCCGGAATTTACGGATATTATTGGAGATTTATCGGCAATCGCTGTCACGCCTGATGGTAGCTTATGGGTGGCTTCTGATGAAACAACAACAATTGAGCGTTTATCTCAGCTTGAACCCTGTATTTTTGGAGACCATAAGCGATTTGACATTGGAGATTTTATTGAGCTTTTTAATGATAAAGATGAAATTGATATTGAAGGGATGGATTATACCAATCACTATCTCTGGTTTATCGGTTCTCACAGTACGAAGCGTAAACAACCCAAGGGAAATGATTCCGAAAAAGATATTCAAAGATTGGCCGAAGTTAAAACCGAATTAAACCGTTACTTACTCGGTCGAATTCCGGTTTTTGATGAACAATTGTTTAAGTCATGTTCGCATCCAGAGAACCCGGAACAAAAACTCACGGCTGGATGCCTTCAAAAATCAGACTCACTGCTTAATATTTTAGAAAATGACAGCCATCTCGGTTCATTTATAGCAGCCGGTATTCCCTCTAAAGAAAATGGGTTTGATATCGAAGGATTAGCTGTTCGTGGAAATAAAGTTTTCATTGGGTTGCGCGGGCCGGTGTTGCGAGGTTGGGCGATCATTTTAGAAATAGAAGTTGAAGAACCCTACCCCGGAGTTTTAGCCCTAAAAGAAATCGGCCCGCAAGGTGAGCGGTATAAAAAACATTTTTTACATCTGAATGGGTTGGGGGTGCGCGAACTGTGTATCGATGGCAAAGATTTAATCATTCTTGCCGGCCCGACTATGGATCTAGAAGGTCATCTGAGACTATTTCGTTTGAAAAATGCCTTAGAACTTTCAGGAAACAGTCTATTTTCACAAGAGTCGGGACAGTTAGAAGTTTTATTCGATCTGCCTTTTATACTGGGTGCAGATCACGCTGAAGGTTTGGCACTTTTTCCCTGTTTGGGGCAGCCAAATTCTCTTTTAGTGGTTTATGATTCACCGGATGCCGCCAGAAAAGTTGAGGAGCATGGTGTTTTTGCAGATGTTTTTAAGTTGAAGCGATAA
- a CDS encoding EAL domain-containing protein has protein sequence MTDAGVTLRTTYDIPLVIVSIAIALIASLAALALARRITASQGFSRHLWLAGSAFALGISIGLMPLSAMLAYQPPISLSYNLPAVLMPAVVVGIASTIFFILVLLAFLFERRLSIEIAQTQALRQSETRLRALLQNTSAIIATVAADGTIGYISASLKQILGYEPEDWLGKKAFALVHPDDLGEWERLLAEALLAVSTNITAEFRLRDIDGSWRDFEVIANNLLAEPSVAAIVTSYREITFRKQSEETVTRLAAIIEATSDFVGTANSQGIAFYINRAGRQLVGLGQQEDTSNITVATYHPQWAGQVILEEGIPAAIRDGVWTGESALQSRDGRIIPVSQLIIAHKKPDGSVDFLSTIARDISEHKRTEAALAKRERYLWALVEVEHRLLTFDGSPSCYTELLTPLGLASGASRIYVFENHRCETGGLLMSQRAEWCAEGIQPELDNPELQNLSYNDFFPRWGEFLGRGEIIAGIVAEFPESERVVLEPQGILSILVLPITVNGEFFGIIGFDNCTEARAWEPVEVNLLAAAAAAISLAQERKQTEQELLKTQERLQHLLNTSPAVIYSCKAEGNFSPTFISENVTAQMGFEPNDFLNNFSFWASRLHPEDAPRVMAGISHLFEAGFHSHEYRFRCKDGQYHWMHDELKLIVDEAGNVVEIVGCWRDISERKQAESALKQANEALENRVEERTADLKNANQQLQKEIAERQRSQEELLRTTAELKAIFEAFPDIYFRLHSDGTIIDCHTPQNADWPEPPAQLIGRRIQDVITPSAAQQCAEALEQVLAKKSLVDVEYSRLIQNVKTSFEARFVPLLENQILVIARNITERKQAQEEIEKSLSLLRATLESTTDGIFVVNREGKIESYNQKFLEMWQVPTSVITLPEDGVVLNFVLDQLTDPQGFLCRVKELYATPEAESYDIFEFKNGRSFERYSQPQRIGENIVGRVWSFRDVTERKRAEEKIRYQALHDLLTGLPNRMLFNDRLAIALASSQRSGNILAVMFLDLDRFKIINDTLGHAVGDHLLEAVAVRLTSCLRSGDTIARWGGDEFTLLLPQISCVLDAVKIAQRILEALKPIFYLEGHQLHITSSIGIAFYPSDGEDAETLLKNADAALYRAKEQGRNAFQLYTPAINSKASELLVLEHSLHHALEREEFLIYYQPLVNTLTGEIAQMEALVRWQHPTQGLISPATFIPLAEENGLIIPLGEWVLKTACAQNKAWQEAGLPPIGIAINLSARQLQQPDFVETVSQVLLETGLNTKFLELEVTETVAMQNIEATQFILRELYKMEIRLSLDDFGIGYSSLSYLKKFPFHTIKIDQSFVRDLIANCDDVAIVKAIIALGYGLNLRVVAEGVETEELKDLLRDLQCQYMQGYFFSRPLPTEEATQLLRNAKESESLSSWRAEVSNSIYNPLGAMNGNYQNLIKFGNYS, from the coding sequence ATGACGGACGCAGGCGTAACCCTGAGAACCACGTATGATATTCCTCTGGTTATTGTTTCGATTGCCATTGCCCTGATCGCTTCCCTCGCAGCACTGGCTCTGGCGCGAAGAATAACAGCATCCCAAGGGTTTAGCCGGCACCTGTGGCTAGCGGGCAGTGCCTTCGCATTAGGAATTAGCATTGGGTTGATGCCCTTGAGCGCCATGCTGGCGTATCAACCGCCAATTTCTTTAAGCTATAACCTACCGGCTGTCTTAATGCCGGCAGTGGTGGTTGGAATTGCCAGTACGATCTTCTTCATCCTGGTACTGCTGGCATTCTTATTTGAGCGGCGTCTCAGTATCGAGATCGCCCAAACTCAAGCACTACGCCAAAGCGAAACGCGCTTACGTGCCTTGTTGCAAAATACGTCCGCCATTATCGCAACCGTTGCAGCCGATGGCACCATTGGTTACATCAGCGCCTCACTCAAACAGATTTTGGGTTATGAACCTGAAGATTGGCTGGGGAAAAAAGCTTTTGCCCTGGTTCATCCTGACGATCTGGGCGAGTGGGAACGTCTTTTAGCAGAAGCATTGCTTGCTGTATCTACCAACATTACGGCTGAGTTCCGGTTGCGAGACATAGACGGTTCTTGGCGAGATTTTGAAGTGATTGCAAATAACTTGCTGGCTGAGCCGAGTGTCGCGGCGATTGTGACAAGTTACCGCGAAATCACCTTTCGCAAACAGAGCGAGGAAACCGTGACACGCCTTGCGGCAATCATAGAAGCAACAAGCGACTTCGTCGGCACCGCCAATTCCCAAGGAATTGCATTCTACATCAACCGGGCAGGCCGGCAGTTGGTGGGACTCGGCCAACAAGAAGATACCTCAAATATCACCGTCGCCACTTATCACCCGCAATGGGCCGGTCAAGTTATTCTAGAGGAGGGGATTCCCGCTGCCATCCGCGATGGAGTGTGGACAGGTGAATCAGCCCTGCAGAGCCGTGATGGGCGCATCATTCCGGTCAGCCAGTTAATCATTGCTCATAAAAAGCCAGATGGCAGCGTTGACTTTCTCTCCACGATCGCCCGTGACATCAGCGAGCACAAGCGGACAGAAGCGGCACTGGCGAAGCGTGAACGATACTTGTGGGCATTAGTGGAAGTTGAGCACCGGCTGCTGACGTTTGATGGCAGTCCCAGTTGCTACACGGAGCTGCTGACGCCCTTGGGGCTAGCTTCTGGCGCTAGTCGCATTTACGTGTTCGAGAACCATCGCTGCGAAACAGGCGGGTTGCTGATGAGCCAGCGTGCAGAGTGGTGTGCCGAAGGTATCCAGCCTGAACTTGACAATCCTGAACTACAAAACCTTTCATACAATGATTTCTTCCCCCGATGGGGCGAGTTTCTGGGACGGGGCGAAATCATTGCCGGCATCGTCGCCGAATTTCCGGAATCAGAGCGTGTTGTCTTAGAACCTCAGGGCATTCTTTCGATTCTCGTGTTGCCGATTACAGTCAATGGTGAGTTCTTTGGCATTATCGGGTTTGATAACTGTACTGAAGCGCGTGCCTGGGAGCCGGTGGAAGTCAACCTGCTGGCGGCAGCGGCGGCAGCCATCTCCTTGGCGCAAGAGCGCAAACAGACAGAGCAAGAACTGCTCAAGACTCAGGAACGTTTGCAGCATTTGCTTAATACCAGTCCGGCAGTAATTTACAGCTGCAAGGCTGAGGGCAATTTTAGCCCAACATTTATCAGCGAAAATGTGACGGCACAGATGGGCTTTGAACCCAACGATTTTCTAAATAATTTTAGCTTTTGGGCGAGCCGGCTTCACCCAGAAGACGCCCCCCGTGTGATGGCTGGGATATCGCATTTATTTGAAGCCGGTTTCCACTCTCATGAATACCGTTTCCGCTGCAAAGACGGACAATATCACTGGATGCACGATGAACTGAAACTGATTGTAGATGAAGCCGGCAATGTGGTAGAAATTGTTGGTTGCTGGCGAGATATCAGTGAGCGCAAACAAGCAGAGTCCGCACTCAAACAAGCTAATGAAGCGCTTGAGAACCGAGTTGAGGAGCGCACCGCTGATTTAAAAAATGCGAACCAGCAACTACAAAAAGAAATTGCTGAGCGTCAGCGTTCCCAAGAGGAGTTACTCCGCACAACTGCTGAGCTGAAAGCTATTTTTGAGGCGTTTCCCGATATCTACTTCCGGCTACATTCAGATGGCACGATTATTGATTGCCACACCCCACAAAATGCTGATTGGCCTGAGCCACCCGCCCAATTAATTGGTAGGCGAATCCAAGATGTGATTACACCGAGCGCAGCGCAACAGTGCGCCGAAGCCCTTGAGCAAGTTCTGGCAAAAAAGTCCTTAGTTGATGTTGAGTATTCGCGCCTTATCCAAAATGTAAAAACAAGTTTTGAAGCAAGGTTTGTTCCCTTACTGGAAAACCAAATCCTTGTTATTGCCCGGAACATCACGGAGCGTAAACAAGCTCAAGAGGAAATTGAAAAATCGCTGTCTCTGCTCCGCGCCACACTGGAATCAACGACAGATGGCATTTTTGTCGTGAATCGAGAAGGAAAAATAGAGAGTTATAATCAGAAGTTTTTAGAAATGTGGCAAGTTCCAACTTCTGTGATCACGTTGCCAGAAGACGGCGTTGTCTTGAATTTTGTTTTGGATCAGCTCACAGATCCTCAAGGGTTTCTTTGCCGAGTTAAGGAACTTTACGCTACACCAGAAGCCGAAAGCTACGACATTTTTGAATTCAAAAATGGTCGCAGTTTTGAGCGTTATTCCCAGCCGCAGCGAATCGGAGAAAATATTGTTGGCCGAGTCTGGAGCTTTCGGGATGTCACTGAGCGTAAGCGAGCAGAGGAAAAAATTCGCTATCAAGCATTGCATGATCTCCTGACAGGCTTACCTAACCGAATGCTATTTAATGATCGCCTTGCCATTGCATTAGCTTCCTCCCAGCGTTCTGGGAACATACTGGCTGTAATGTTTTTGGATTTAGACCGCTTTAAGATAATCAATGATACTTTAGGCCATGCTGTTGGTGATCACTTGTTAGAAGCTGTTGCTGTGCGATTGACAAGTTGTTTGCGTTCTGGCGATACGATTGCCCGTTGGGGAGGTGATGAATTCACTCTGTTATTGCCTCAAATCAGTTGTGTGCTAGATGCTGTTAAAATTGCCCAGCGAATCTTAGAAGCCTTAAAGCCAATTTTTTATTTAGAAGGCCATCAACTTCACATTACTAGCAGTATTGGAATTGCGTTTTATCCCAGTGACGGCGAAGATGCTGAAACCCTGCTCAAAAATGCAGATGCGGCGCTATATCGTGCTAAGGAACAAGGACGCAATGCGTTTCAGCTCTATACACCGGCTATTAATTCTAAAGCCTCGGAATTGCTAGTTTTGGAACATAGCTTGCACCACGCTTTAGAGAGAGAAGAGTTTTTAATTTATTACCAACCTCTGGTTAATACGCTGACAGGAGAAATCGCTCAAATGGAAGCCTTGGTGCGCTGGCAGCACCCCACTCAAGGCTTGATTTCTCCTGCAACCTTTATCCCCCTTGCCGAAGAAAATGGATTAATTATTCCTTTGGGTGAGTGGGTATTAAAGACTGCCTGCGCTCAAAATAAAGCTTGGCAGGAAGCCGGTTTGCCACCGATTGGTATCGCAATTAACCTTTCTGCCCGACAGCTTCAGCAACCGGACTTTGTGGAAACGGTAAGCCAAGTCTTATTAGAAACTGGGTTAAACACTAAGTTTTTGGAGTTGGAAGTTACGGAAACTGTGGCGATGCAAAATATAGAGGCAACTCAGTTCATTTTGCGAGAATTATATAAAATGGAAATTCGCCTTTCTTTAGATGATTTTGGCATTGGTTATTCTTCGCTCAGTTATCTAAAAAAGTTTCCCTTTCACACGATCAAAATTGACCAGTCTTTTGTTCGGGATTTGATTGCAAACTGTGATGATGTTGCGATTGTAAAGGCAATTATTGCTTTAGGATATGGACTGAATCTTCGAGTGGTGGCAGAAGGGGTAGAAACAGAAGAATTAAAGGATTTACTGCGAGATTTGCAATGTCAGTATATGCAGGGTTATTTTTTCAGCCGGCCTTTACCGACAGAGGAAGCCACTCAACTGTTGCGAAATGCAAAAGAGTCAGAATCTTTGTCTTCTTGGCGTGCGGAGGTTTCTAACAGCATTTACAACCCGTTAGGAGCAATGAATGGGAATTACCAAAATCTTATCAAGTTTGGTAATTACTCATAA
- a CDS encoding WD40 repeat domain-containing protein — protein sequence MSDSILSKAIAADQSASVPYHPPLDLPHRHLFQLPKAILKALTHQNLSLEILPAEQQPPHSLSRPRATQPQTWKCLQTLVDHSKDVFSVAFSPDGRTLASSSDDTTIKIWDLEIVQLKKTLTLHSESVRSVTFNPVQSASLVSGSDECDIKIWDLDTEKLKNNLTGHSHWVSSVAFSPDGKTLASASFDSTIKIWDGEKRKQISTLKGHLEPVFSVAFSPDGKILASGSRDNTIKIWDLKRKKLLYTLTGHSASVFSVAFSPDGKTLISGSRDCTIKIWNLENQKLTGTLEGHTNWVWSVAVSPDGETLASASSDHTIKLWNLNNQTLLNTLTEHCDEVLCVAFSPDGASLAGGSRDTTIKIWGSAIESTH from the coding sequence ATGAGCGACTCCATACTCAGTAAGGCCATCGCCGCCGATCAGTCTGCATCCGTTCCTTACCATCCTCCCTTGGACTTGCCCCACCGGCACCTCTTCCAACTGCCTAAAGCCATTCTCAAAGCCCTAACGCATCAGAACTTGTCCTTAGAAATACTGCCGGCAGAACAGCAGCCGCCACATTCGCTGAGCCGGCCCCGTGCAACACAACCGCAAACATGGAAATGTTTGCAAACACTCGTTGACCATTCTAAAGATGTGTTCTCGGTCGCTTTTAGCCCAGATGGAAGGACTTTAGCCAGTAGCAGTGATGACACGACGATTAAAATTTGGGATCTGGAGATCGTTCAACTCAAAAAGACCCTGACACTACATTCCGAATCAGTTCGCTCTGTCACCTTTAACCCTGTTCAGTCAGCATCGCTAGTCAGTGGCAGCGATGAATGTGACATTAAGATTTGGGATCTTGATACAGAAAAGCTTAAAAATAACTTAACAGGCCATTCTCATTGGGTTTCCTCTGTCGCTTTTAGTCCGGATGGCAAGACGTTAGCTAGTGCTAGTTTTGATAGCACGATTAAGATTTGGGATGGGGAAAAAAGGAAACAAATTAGTACCCTGAAAGGCCATTTAGAACCCGTCTTTTCGGTTGCTTTTAGCCCTGATGGCAAGATTTTAGCCAGTGGCAGCCGTGATAACACCATTAAGATTTGGGATCTGAAGAGAAAAAAACTACTCTACACGCTTACCGGCCATTCAGCTTCAGTTTTTTCAGTTGCTTTTAGCCCTGATGGAAAGACATTAATTAGTGGTAGCCGTGACTGTACGATTAAAATTTGGAATCTGGAAAACCAGAAATTAACTGGCACTCTGGAGGGGCATACTAATTGGGTTTGGTCTGTCGCTGTTAGCCCAGATGGAGAGACGTTAGCTAGTGCCAGTAGTGACCACACTATCAAACTTTGGAATCTAAACAACCAAACTTTGCTCAACACCTTAACTGAGCATTGTGATGAAGTTTTGTGTGTGGCTTTTAGCCCGGATGGAGCGAGTTTAGCCGGTGGCAGCCGTGACACAACAATTAAGATTTGGGGAAGTGCGATAGAATCCACTCACTAG
- a CDS encoding GlsB/YeaQ/YmgE family stress response membrane protein produces MNNILAWVILGLIAGAIAKAIYPGYQGGGILATILLGIVGAFVGGTLATFFSTGTLQLTATTFSIPGLFVAVLGALVAIWLWHMINRRAYR; encoded by the coding sequence ATGAATAATATTCTTGCCTGGGTTATTTTAGGTTTAATTGCCGGCGCAATTGCTAAAGCCATATATCCGGGTTATCAAGGAGGTGGCATTCTTGCCACAATCTTGTTAGGTATTGTCGGAGCTTTTGTCGGTGGAACCTTGGCAACGTTCTTCTCAACAGGAACTCTCCAGTTAACAGCGACAACTTTTAGTATTCCCGGTCTTTTTGTTGCCGTTCTGGGTGCCTTAGTTGCTATCTGGTTGTGGCACATGATTAACCGCCGCGCCTATCGTTAA
- a CDS encoding DUF4342 domain-containing protein, translating into MNSPYNRPSDSVEVNSTPVEEDTTVRLETINVEPETRSSENVRVEEFSITGEALVTKVKELIHQGNIRRITIKTDEGRALIEIPLTVGVVGGVVATSLFPIIAAIGAIGALVAHLKIAIERTE; encoded by the coding sequence ATGAATTCACCTTACAATCGCCCTTCCGATTCAGTTGAAGTCAACTCAACGCCGGTTGAAGAAGATACTACTGTTCGATTAGAAACGATTAATGTTGAACCTGAAACCCGTTCTTCAGAAAACGTTCGGGTAGAAGAATTCTCAATCACTGGCGAGGCTCTCGTTACAAAAGTCAAGGAACTCATTCACCAAGGCAACATTCGGCGGATCACTATTAAAACTGATGAAGGACGCGCCCTGATAGAAATTCCTCTGACTGTGGGAGTTGTTGGCGGAGTTGTTGCGACCAGTTTATTTCCAATCATAGCGGCAATTGGTGCGATTGGCGCACTGGTTGCTCATCTCAAAATTGCCATTGAAAGAACAGAATAA
- a CDS encoding RNA-binding protein has product MSIYVGNLSYKVTQEDLTSVFAEYGTVKRVQLPTDRETGRMRGFGFVEMETEAEETAAIEALDGAEWMGRDLKVNKAKPREENKRSGGGGGWGDKNRGGYSSRRY; this is encoded by the coding sequence ATGTCAATTTATGTAGGCAACCTATCCTACAAAGTTACCCAAGAAGACCTAACAAGCGTTTTTGCGGAATATGGAACCGTGAAGCGAGTTCAACTCCCCACTGACCGTGAAACCGGGCGGATGCGGGGTTTTGGTTTTGTAGAAATGGAAACCGAAGCCGAAGAAACTGCAGCTATTGAAGCTTTAGATGGTGCGGAGTGGATGGGCCGCGATCTAAAAGTGAACAAAGCCAAACCGCGTGAAGAAAACAAGCGGTCGGGTGGCGGCGGTGGCTGGGGAGATAAAAATCGCGGCGGATATTCTTCCCGACGTTATTAA
- the rppA gene encoding two-component system response regulator RppA, with protein sequence MRVILVEDEPDLGAAIKRTLNQEAYVVDWAQDGDEAWGYLESQWTEYSLGIFDWLLPGVSGLELCKRLRKRHNFMPVLMLTAKDRMEDKVAGLDAGADDYLVKPFGMAELLARLRALQRRSPQIQSQQLHFGNFTLDYGTRTLCFQEAAGEPQIISLTNKEFQLLEYFIRHPNQIVTRDQLLNQLWELGAEPASNVVAAQMRLLRRKLQEYGYAQLIETVYGLGYRFNPAN encoded by the coding sequence ATGAGGGTTATCCTAGTCGAAGATGAGCCAGATTTGGGTGCGGCAATTAAGCGCACTCTCAATCAAGAAGCGTATGTGGTTGATTGGGCGCAAGATGGCGATGAAGCTTGGGGTTATTTAGAAAGTCAGTGGACAGAATACTCGCTGGGAATTTTTGATTGGTTGCTGCCTGGGGTGTCGGGATTGGAGTTATGTAAACGACTGCGAAAGCGGCATAATTTCATGCCGGTGCTGATGCTAACCGCAAAAGATCGTATGGAAGATAAAGTCGCTGGATTGGATGCCGGCGCGGATGATTATTTAGTGAAGCCTTTTGGCATGGCAGAATTGTTGGCGCGGTTGCGTGCACTACAGAGGCGATCTCCCCAAATTCAATCCCAACAGTTGCACTTTGGCAATTTCACGTTAGATTATGGCACCCGCACGCTTTGTTTTCAAGAGGCTGCCGGTGAGCCGCAAATTATTTCTTTGACAAACAAAGAATTTCAGTTGTTAGAGTATTTTATTAGGCACCCCAATCAAATTGTTACCCGCGATCAACTGCTCAATCAACTGTGGGAATTAGGTGCGGAACCGGCAAGTAATGTCGTGGCAGCTCAGATGCGTCTGTTGCGACGCAAACTGCAAGAATATGGCTACGCTCAGCTAATAGAAACTGTTTATGGGCTAGGATATCGTTTTAATCCGGCAAACTAA